A stretch of the Planctomycetota bacterium genome encodes the following:
- a CDS encoding FIST N-terminal domain-containing protein, translating to MTPDARSTTPATAMGAGLSPLEDAEHAANQACTRAAEQLGERTAGLVFVFFSAAHRERAGLIASASRRVFPDAAIVGCSAESVLAGTTELERRPGISVLASALPGVEARVFPLERIAAVEPRNPSRTERLRASLGMTHEHRATFVLADPFGTPLAGVLAGLDAASSLGLADEEPRPPIMGGVASANNRAGGNAFLIDGAVIRDGGVGVSLNGPVRVDCVVSQGCRPIGENHVVTRARGNVIYELGGRRAFDIVRETIAEMPEEDRQLLARGVFLGVAVDEHRPRFGRGDFAIRGVVSADEGDGSIAISENIRVGQTVRMHARDAETAHEDLELLLDAQKLHDHPAGCLLVTCNGRGTRLFDQPNHDANVVRRAFETVRRGSPVIGPPPQGPGAPMPIAGFFAAGEIGPIQGRPLLHGHTACAALFRGVAP from the coding sequence GTGACCCCGGATGCGCGATCCACGACGCCGGCCACCGCCATGGGGGCCGGCCTGTCGCCGCTGGAAGACGCCGAGCACGCCGCCAACCAGGCCTGCACGCGCGCCGCCGAGCAACTCGGCGAACGCACCGCCGGCCTCGTGTTCGTCTTCTTCTCCGCCGCACACCGCGAGCGGGCGGGCCTCATCGCCAGCGCCAGCAGGCGCGTGTTCCCGGATGCCGCCATCGTGGGTTGCTCGGCCGAGTCCGTCCTGGCCGGCACGACGGAGCTCGAGCGGCGGCCCGGCATCTCGGTGCTCGCGTCGGCCCTGCCGGGCGTCGAGGCCCGCGTCTTCCCGCTCGAGCGGATCGCCGCCGTCGAGCCGCGCAACCCCAGCCGCACCGAGCGGCTCCGCGCCTCGCTGGGCATGACCCACGAGCACCGCGCGACCTTCGTGCTCGCCGATCCCTTCGGCACCCCGCTCGCCGGCGTGCTGGCGGGACTGGACGCGGCATCCTCGCTCGGGCTCGCGGACGAGGAGCCCCGGCCGCCGATCATGGGCGGCGTCGCCTCGGCCAACAACCGCGCGGGCGGCAACGCCTTCCTCATCGATGGCGCCGTCATCCGCGACGGGGGCGTCGGCGTATCCCTCAACGGACCCGTACGGGTCGATTGCGTGGTGAGCCAGGGGTGCCGCCCCATCGGCGAGAACCACGTCGTGACGCGTGCCCGGGGCAACGTCATCTACGAACTCGGCGGCCGCCGAGCCTTCGATATCGTCCGCGAGACCATCGCCGAGATGCCCGAGGAGGATCGCCAGTTGCTCGCCCGCGGCGTGTTTCTTGGCGTGGCCGTCGACGAGCACCGACCCCGCTTCGGCCGGGGCGACTTCGCCATCCGCGGCGTGGTGTCCGCCGATGAGGGCGACGGCTCCATCGCCATCAGCGAGAACATCCGCGTCGGCCAGACCGTCCGCATGCACGCCCGCGATGCCGAGACCGCCCACGAGGATCTCGAGCTGCTGCTCGATGCCCAGAAGCTCCACGACCATCCCGCGGGCTGCCTGCTGGTGACCTGCAACGGCCGGGGCACGCGGCTCTTCGACCAGCCCAACCACGACGCCAACGTCGTCCGCCGCGCCTTCGAGACCGTCCGCCGCGGATCGCCCGTGATCGGCCCGCCGCCGCAGGGCCCTGGCGCGCCCATGCCCATCGCGGGCTTCTTCGCCGCCGGCGAGATCGGGCCGATCCAGGGCCGGCCGCTGCTGCACGGCCACACCGCCTGCGCCGCTCTCTTCCGCGGCGTCGCACCCTAG
- a CDS encoding type I 3-dehydroquinate dehydratase — protein sequence MHAKTLLCVPILVDTPERAREEAEHARLAGAELVEYRLDACYGGRPEEIEALLRLVAGSPLPCIATCRPVWEGGEYRGDEDARLELLRALAHADRPPRYIDIELAAIEKAGALPLERGNEDAEPRLVLSIHDFEGRPPDLARRLLRLHERPASVHKIAFRARSVRDNLELFGLLAQRNRPTIALGMGRFGLASRVLAPKFGGFLTFAPLRADAATAPGQATLAELLETYRIRSVGPRTRVFGVVGDPVEHSLSPALHNAGFDRVGFDGVYVPLPVAEGYESLKASLGELLDHEGLDLTGVSVTMPHKRTLVRLAAERGWQLDDFAALCGSANTLVRSEPGATPLVTNTDGPAVVECLERAGLALVGSRVLVVGAGGMARAAALALSRTGATITVHSRTSERAAEVAEMVRAAGGDAATLDEITENEVSGLAAIVHATPVGMTDGPAAGGLAVPVDAIDALPREALVVETIYHPVDTPLLRTVRERGLRVVDGLDVFAAQAAAQFELFTNGSAPREVFDAMLRERSGSQGP from the coding sequence ATGCACGCCAAGACGCTGCTGTGCGTGCCCATCCTCGTCGACACGCCCGAGCGCGCCCGCGAGGAGGCCGAGCACGCGCGGCTCGCCGGCGCCGAACTTGTCGAATACCGGCTCGACGCGTGCTACGGGGGCCGGCCCGAGGAGATCGAGGCGCTCCTGCGGCTCGTCGCCGGCTCGCCGCTGCCGTGCATCGCCACGTGTCGCCCGGTCTGGGAGGGCGGCGAGTACCGGGGGGACGAGGACGCGCGGCTCGAGCTGCTCCGTGCGCTCGCGCACGCCGATCGGCCGCCGAGGTACATCGATATCGAGCTCGCCGCGATCGAGAAGGCCGGGGCGCTCCCGCTTGAGCGCGGCAACGAGGACGCCGAGCCGCGTCTGGTGCTGAGCATCCACGACTTCGAGGGACGCCCGCCCGATCTCGCGCGACGCCTGCTGCGGCTGCACGAGCGGCCCGCCTCGGTGCACAAGATCGCCTTTCGCGCGCGCAGCGTCCGCGACAACCTGGAGCTGTTCGGCCTGCTCGCGCAGCGCAACCGCCCCACCATCGCCCTGGGCATGGGCCGCTTCGGCCTGGCATCCCGCGTGCTTGCGCCCAAGTTCGGCGGCTTCCTGACCTTCGCGCCGCTGCGCGCCGATGCCGCGACCGCGCCCGGCCAGGCGACGCTGGCCGAACTGCTGGAGACCTACCGCATCCGATCCGTGGGCCCCCGCACCCGCGTCTTCGGCGTCGTCGGCGACCCCGTCGAGCACTCGCTGTCGCCCGCCCTCCACAACGCCGGGTTCGACCGCGTGGGCTTCGACGGCGTCTACGTCCCGCTGCCGGTCGCCGAGGGATACGAGTCGCTCAAGGCCTCGCTCGGCGAGCTGCTCGACCACGAGGGTCTCGACCTCACGGGCGTCAGCGTCACCATGCCGCACAAGCGGACCCTCGTCCGGCTCGCCGCCGAGCGCGGCTGGCAGCTGGACGACTTCGCCGCGCTCTGCGGATCCGCCAATACGCTCGTGCGAAGCGAGCCGGGCGCAACGCCGCTGGTGACCAACACCGACGGCCCCGCGGTCGTGGAGTGCCTCGAGCGCGCGGGACTCGCGCTCGTCGGATCCCGCGTGCTCGTCGTCGGCGCGGGCGGCATGGCCCGCGCCGCGGCGCTCGCGCTCTCGCGGACGGGCGCGACCATAACGGTGCACAGCCGGACATCCGAGCGCGCCGCCGAGGTCGCCGAGATGGTCCGCGCTGCCGGCGGCGACGCCGCGACGCTCGATGAGATCACCGAGAACGAAGTCTCCGGCCTTGCGGCGATCGTGCACGCCACCCCGGTGGGCATGACGGACGGCCCCGCGGCCGGAGGCCTGGCCGTCCCGGTCGACGCCATCGACGCGCTGCCGCGGGAAGCTCTGGTCGTCGAGACGATCTACCACCCCGTCGACACGCCCCTGTTGCGCACCGTCCGGGAGCGCGGGCTCCGCGTCGTCGACGGGCTCGACGTATTCGCGGCCCAGGCGGCCGCCCAGTTCGAGCTCTTCACGAACGGCTCGGCGCCACGAGAAGTGTTCGACGCGATGCTCCGGGAACGGTCAGGGAGCCAGGGTCCCTAG
- a CDS encoding TolC family protein yields MRSKVKRIAAPVVLLALAGGCAAPPLGPRSDRIERSLVEGLLSELRDAREDAGPRPVERGEDEVQIDERFLDEVEALGGIDTYEEGTGDFGADLLGRPQRVATINLEQAIKAAAEHNLSLQFTRLDPAVAEAAVVRAEAVFDWVLFGDATFSTLETQVISGSAFQAARDTRDIFETSLGLRKQTRIGGTFAVEQEFRYTDVLTPDSPALTFTPDPAWETTFTIQGTQPLLRGFGTDVAQEALLIARNDEREQVANVKAEAINVVTQVETAYWDLWQAHHTLRVLQRLVDRGEETRREVRIRAGFDADPAEVADADATVADRRQTLRQAQTAVRDASDNLKVLMSDPRYPVGGTVLLAPVDTPVDQAIEYGYFDALQSALRRRPEMTQALLSLDSTAIRLRTAENGLLPRLDLNAQIEFFALEDDLNTAFVEAWRQSRQSYIFGVDFELPIGNRDAEALRDERRLQQWQAAIAYRNTVQDITAQVNSSLRRVNLNYALIGDASSTRRAAAENLRVFNAQKETTEINTPERLNLEFNRQDRLAAAEQSEAAALADYVTSIAELHAAMGTALERNGIRFIVPDRDELLRERR; encoded by the coding sequence ATGCGTTCGAAGGTGAAACGGATCGCCGCTCCCGTCGTCTTGCTGGCGCTTGCTGGCGGTTGTGCCGCGCCGCCGCTGGGGCCGCGGAGCGACCGCATCGAGCGGTCGCTCGTGGAGGGCCTGCTGAGCGAGCTGCGCGACGCCCGGGAGGATGCCGGTCCGCGGCCCGTCGAGCGGGGCGAGGACGAGGTCCAGATCGACGAGCGGTTCCTCGACGAGGTCGAGGCGCTGGGCGGCATCGACACGTACGAGGAGGGCACGGGCGACTTCGGCGCGGACCTGCTGGGCCGCCCGCAGCGGGTCGCCACCATCAACCTGGAGCAGGCCATCAAGGCCGCCGCCGAGCACAACCTGTCGCTGCAGTTCACGCGGCTCGACCCCGCGGTCGCCGAGGCGGCGGTCGTCCGGGCCGAGGCCGTCTTCGACTGGGTCTTGTTCGGTGACGCGACCTTCAGCACGCTGGAGACGCAGGTCATCAGCGGCAGCGCCTTCCAGGCCGCCCGCGATACGCGGGACATCTTCGAGACCTCGCTGGGCCTGCGGAAGCAGACGCGGATCGGCGGCACCTTCGCGGTGGAGCAGGAGTTCCGCTACACCGACGTGCTGACGCCCGACTCGCCGGCGCTGACGTTCACGCCGGACCCGGCGTGGGAGACGACCTTCACCATCCAGGGCACCCAGCCGCTGCTGCGGGGCTTCGGCACCGACGTGGCACAGGAGGCGCTGCTGATCGCCCGCAACGACGAGCGGGAGCAGGTCGCCAACGTCAAGGCCGAGGCCATCAACGTTGTGACGCAAGTCGAGACGGCCTACTGGGACCTCTGGCAGGCGCACCACACGCTGCGGGTGCTGCAGCGGCTGGTCGATCGGGGCGAGGAGACCCGCCGCGAGGTGCGGATCCGCGCGGGGTTCGACGCCGACCCCGCCGAGGTCGCCGACGCCGACGCCACGGTGGCCGATCGACGGCAGACGCTCCGGCAGGCGCAGACGGCGGTCCGCGACGCGAGCGACAACCTCAAGGTGCTGATGAGCGACCCGAGGTACCCCGTTGGCGGCACGGTGCTGCTCGCCCCGGTGGATACGCCCGTAGACCAGGCCATCGAGTACGGCTACTTCGACGCCCTCCAGTCGGCGCTGCGGCGGCGGCCCGAGATGACCCAGGCGCTGCTGTCGCTGGATTCGACGGCGATCCGCCTGCGGACGGCCGAGAACGGCTTGCTGCCCCGGCTGGACCTCAACGCCCAGATCGAGTTCTTCGCGCTCGAGGACGACCTGAACACGGCCTTCGTCGAGGCGTGGCGGCAGAGCCGGCAGAGCTACATCTTCGGCGTGGACTTCGAGCTTCCCATCGGCAACCGCGACGCCGAGGCGCTGCGGGACGAGCGGCGGCTGCAGCAGTGGCAGGCGGCCATCGCCTACCGCAACACGGTGCAGGACATCACCGCACAGGTCAACTCCTCGCTGCGGCGGGTCAACCTGAACTACGCGCTCATCGGCGATGCCTCGTCCACGCGGCGGGCGGCGGCCGAGAACCTCCGCGTGTTCAACGCCCAGAAGGAAACCACCGAGATCAACACGCCCGAGCGGCTCAACCTGGAGTTCAACCGCCAGGATCG